CGCTCCACCCGGGTTTCCATCAGGTTTACCGGTGTATAATTTAACCTCTGATTTTctaatttttataatttaaccCTAAATGTTCCCCTCCACCGCGGCAATTAGTGAGCATTTATGATTTCATCCATTTCAGTTGAACTAACATCAGACAAAATGGACAGGATAAATAATTGTGACCAAGTCTCTTCAATTGTTTTTGAAACCCAAACTACAGTCATGCATTTTTAAACCAACTGGACATCTGCGATCAAACCACTGCCAATTTGTCTCTCATTTAATAATTTCCTAGTTATCCACTACATTCCATCCCAGTGCATGACGGGCACCTTTGCATTGGTTCGTTAAGCAGTTTATATCATCGGTCCGTTGCCATTCGTAAAGTTGCCCACGTTTGACCAACAAGATTCATGCGTGAAGTTTGATCGTGATTTGTAGCCTTCTAGGCCAAATAGATAATCTGTACATGTGACATAAACAGTGACACGGTCATgctattatatacattttgttaatttgatTTTAATGTGCATCACTCTAATATTGGCCCCTATTGCGTTCAACATCGCTTACGTGCAACTTAACGTTTAACCTACGTAACTAACGTATTAATTTAACGTTCGTTCACCACatttaaagtattattttttaaacatctaTATTGTGCATTCAGATGTGAGGTAGGATGAGATGAAAGTAGCACGTTAACATGAAGCAGACCAGATAAGTCTTCCTAGTTTCCCCCTCCGGCACACAATAATTATGTACTCAACTATGGGAACTTTCATGAATTTTTGATTGTGTTGGCCTAATCTACAAATCACAAAAAATCACTTTCCGTAGCACCTTGCATTATTAACATTAGCATTATTAACATTCTCCTAGGACTGTCATAGTTCTGCAATAAGCCACCTAACACTGTACACACAGATTCCCTGCAAATACTTCTCATTATGGTGATGCAGTTCTCCTAAATACCCTCCCCCAGTTCTGGCCCTTAACTCAAACCATGGCTGTATTTGGTATTGAATTGTAGGCATGCCCTCCGCCAGACAGTTTTTTTAGGGCCTGCGCAATCTTTGAAACCTCTCAGAGAAGGCCAGATAAAAATGTATCCTAAATCAGTTATAGTGCCTTTGTGCTCAGGAAGGGAAGGCACTTTGTAGCTGATTGATGGTGTGAGCATGTTCTGCTTCAGtgcatttcttaatttttttttttttacatgttccTCAGCTCATTCATAATATTTTCTccagtttataataaaaaaaatgtcagtgcCGGTAAATACTCTTAAAACCCCTTCTATTTTCCTGCTCAAAACTCCTATTCAATCATATGAAGTACGAAGGGGCAGAGTTGTTTTGACAGACCAAAGGCACAACAGTttttgtgtgtacacacactaGGCTTATGCATTTGGTGGCtgtgaaaactttgctggctggtCGGCCCTCTCTAGCAGCTAACAAGGCATAGGGTGTGATTATAACGCGATTATAAACTGATTATAATACGACTATGATGTGATTAGTTCACTGTCTGCCTGTGGGGGCCCATCCGGAGACCAGAGCCCTGCTGACTTGCAGGTTTCGGTCCCGCCTGACTTCACCCGTCAGAATCACTCAGATTCAGCTAATTTATCACCATTATCcaacctgccccccccccccccattcccccACTGATTGGTACCATAGCCCAAAGGTTTAGTCCTCTGTCCTCGCTGAAAAAACATGTTGGTCCTAGTTTGGCATCCCTGGTATTTCATGTAATAGAAAAGCTCTTCTCCCTTCAAACTTCAGCTAGACAAGGAATTCGACAACAAACAGGCCTCTGGCTGCATTACCTTCAGCCAGCCATCCCCATGTTTTATCGAGCCAATGTTTATCAAATGCAGCACAATTTAAAGAAAGTTTTATCTGaaaaaaaactcttctctgactctctgtctctctgtctgattgCAGCAGGCCCAGAGGAGAGTCCTGGAGGATCAACACGTTGCTGGAACTGGCACTGGCAAAGGGACCCCAGGGGTGTCGGCAATGTCGGCACCCCCTGAAATATCCAAATGTCCCCCACTtgcaccccccaaaaaacccTCAAATTGTCCCCTGCTTGTCCGCCCTCCTAAAATATCCAAATGTCCCCCACTAGCCCCCCCCCTAAAAACGTCGAATTGTCCTCCCCTTGTCCGCCCCCCTGAAATATCAAAATGTCCCCCACTTATCCCCACCCCCAAAGCATCGAAGTGTCCTCCCCTGACCCCCCCCCTTCCGGTAGTAAAGGTTCCAGTTGTAGAGCCGCTGACCCCAGTCAAAGTACCGGAGCCTGAGCAAGTGTTGGCAGCTGTAGAAAGTGTAGTGATACCACATGAGGTTAACCGTGAAGCCCCCGTGGAGGTTGAAAAAGCTCCTGTTGAGGTTGCAAAAGCCCCAGTTGAGGTTGAAAAAGCCCCAGTCGAGGTTGAAGTTGCCCAGGTGGAGATTGAAAAAGCCCCAGTCGAGGTTGAAGTTGCCCAGGTGGAGATTGAAAAAGCCCCAGTCGAGGTTGAAGTTGCCCAGGTGGAGATTGAAAAAGCCCCAATTGAGGTTGATGCAGCGCCAGTGGAGGTTGAAGCAGCGCCAGTGGAGGTTGAAGTTGCGCCACTGGAGGTTGTTGCCCCACATAAAACTCCAGATGTGGTGGATGGCCTGGTTGTTGCACTAGTTGAGTTTGAAGCCACAGAAGAAGTGCCAGTTGAGTCCCAAATAATAGAAGTGGAAGTGCCAGCAGAAGCTTCAGTAGAGCACGCTACAGGAGAAATGGCAGCAATGCAGGAAGTTGACGAACGCGTGATTCCAAAAACAGTGCCATTAACAGAGGTAAGGACCATCTCTCCTGTACAGAATTTGTTTGCGGATGGAGAGGATAAAGGTTCAGGTGACCCAATTACTGTGCAACCTCAATACATCCATTTTGACTATTACATCCATTTGAGGTTTTACATGTACACATAATTAACTATGTAGAGAATAAGAATGACCTCTCTTATTGTCACACTACAATTTACAGTAACACACACTTCGGTTGTGTGAGAGCGATTAAGTAagattaaattacatttggatAGTGCTGTGTTAGGGTTTTGTAATGAATTAGCTAACACTTCTGCTACATATTACTTGGTATTGCTTCTGGGTAACCCTTCAATGGGGTTAACATCCTATGTACGTAAAATGTTGGTGGTAGGATCTGCCATTATGGTAACTGTTTGAATTCTGTCACTGTTTGGGTGTGTTTTACTCTGTCCTCTGTTAGAAATCTTGCTGATATGTGATAACAGGTCTGTGATAATATGTGAGTGTGGAGATAGAAATTAAGGGGTTGTGATTATATGACCTGGGCTCGCGGTCAGCCCATGAAGGGAAGAGCTGCACAGTCTGACAACCCAGGTAGTTGTTTAACGCTTTGATCCCTCAACTTAACCTCTTCCCGTCCCTCTTTACAGGAtgagccagacacacacaccagcttcGCATTCAGTATCAGAGTAGCCAACCACTCAGTATCAAAATAGCTTTATTTAGTTGGAAAGATATGCACCTCCTTGTAATCTGCATAGGAGGGCTGAGATGTGTGCATACATGCCATAACCATGGTGCTGGCAGAGAAAGGCCGGACATCAGATGTCTCTGGTCAGTCAGCTGGTTACAGTGTCTTCAGTGGTCAGTGGTGTAAGTAGTCAGGACACTGGATGTTACTGTAGAGACACAGGTGAGCCACCCTTTCTCACAGGGGATGTGGTCATCTTATCCTGGAGGGAGTGGGCGGGGCATTTGGAGACAGAACATTTTGTACCAGGCAGCTTTTCTCTCAGCTCCAGTTGCTCCCCCTACCCCTTTCCTGCTCCTTCCTGCTTGGGTGTTTGCTTGTGGGGCCCCTATAAATTTACACTTTCTGCCTGGCATGAGATTTTACTGGAGGACGGGGAAGTGGAGTTTTGAGGAGGGCAGTGTGTTGCCAGGACTGATTTCTACAAATTTCTCTTGGCCTATATATAATGTGCAAGCTATTTATTTACTGGTGTGGAAGCGCAGATGTTAGTTATTTCTAGCTTAGCAATGGGGAGATGTTTCTTTCCAACAAAAGCATTGTGGGAGCTCAGATGTTCTAGGTGGGGTGTTCAGCAGGCAGATTGAATAATCAGTGTTATAACCCAGGGGCTGAGGACCACGTTTTTCTCAGAACTTTTCCTACAGACTGGCTAGCCTGGAGCTTCTGTTATATTTGCATATCACCTACTGCACTAGACAGATATTTTTGTTACCTTTACCTCCCTCTGCTATACAAGAGACTACAGAACAGGATATTCTCGTGAATTAGTGCCTGCAAAACTTATAATGTATGATAGTAGTCTACCTAACTGAGCTGACAAGGGTTGTATAAAAAGGAAATTATAGTCCCACTAAGTGTAAACCTGATGTGATGGTGTACCGCTGCAGAATGCtttggtagccatgctggttgagtgtgccttgagtTCATAATAAATCACAAAGAGAAATCCAAAATGTTGACttatcagaccaaaggacagatttccagcTGTCTATTGTCCATTTTGCCTGTTTTGggccaagcaagtctcttcttattggtgtcccTCGGTTGTGGATTCTTTACAGCaaggctactttgaagaatctacttAATGAAAGGTATTTTGGTAATTTTCACAATTTTtgggttactacatgattccatatgtatAATTGTATAGTTTTGATGTGTTCACTATTAttccacaatgtggaaaatagaaaCATCTAAGAATTACCTTATGTGCATAAGAGGATCTTCAGGGTCTTCAgtctggagggagagaaggttTTGGTATAGTCTGAGTCACTTCCACAGCTTCGTAAAAATGATGTTTCTTCAGAGTTTAATGAGGTCACGCCTCCCAAAATTCATGTGTTAAATAATTTCTCTAGTTTGCTCTCTGAATATTCAGTTAGTAGCACCGGGGTGGCATTAACCTCTGTAAGCATTTTTATAGAATAATGCAATAAACAAAATGGCTGCAAGGAAGGGTTGTTTGTACTAGGGACGTTATGTCCATTATATTATGTGAGGGAGTTGAACTGTGCCCTGTCAGTTAGGGCTTCGCTTAGATCAGTTCTGTACATTTAGAACCTCCTACTAATGTGGTCTATGAGACAGTAGAGCTGCGACCAGACCAGTTTGGTACATGTGGTTCCGCGCCTCGCAATGGCAAGGGGAGGATATGGCTGCAGCTGTGTGAATAAAGGCTGCCAGGGCTTAGTGCTTCAGTAAATGGTAGGTCTGTTGCCAGAGTTCCTCACTTCCCCTGCACAGCTCTACCCAAGCCAACAAAGTTTCTCCATTGTTAAATATTTCTTTCTACAGATGTCTCGTCCCGGTAACATAACATGATAAAGTAAGGCTGATGACCTCACTGGCCTTGTGTAAGAAAGGGGTGTGATTTCTATATTTGACCAAGTTATCTTTTAGTCAACTACTGAACTGGGTGGGGGCGTTTTGTTAAGGAGCTATTATTGGTGACTTGCTGATAGATAGGTCACATTCCTCACATTACTGGGTGACTGTCCTCTTTAACCCAGGGGCAAAAGTAGAGCACCATATTTTTGATTTGGCCTGTGTAGACTTTACATTGGAGGATATGCACCAGTCCCAGAAACTGTACATTACTTTGTGCGACGGCACTGTTAACATACTGTAGACAGATGTTGGTAAACACAGTTAACAAAACAGTTTGTGTTCACCACTGAGCGTGCAAGTTGTCACTTAAGCATGGCAAGCAGGGACAGACCATTTGACAAAACATGTTGCACAGGAGACTGAGGGCTAGTTGTGGGGAAAGGTGGAGGGCAAAGATGGCTGCCCTGGTGTGTTTTCCCAGAGCATCCATCTTGAGCTCATAATAGATCTTTGTTCTCTGCTCCCTGCCGGCCATGCAGAGTTAGAGTGGTGAAGGGTCTGTGCTGTTATTTAATTGACTGTAATGTTACTGCATGTTGCGttaaatcccccccccccccaaacacacacacacacacacacagctgacacAAAGCCAGCTCTGACAGAGGTGTCGGCATCCCTATTCTGTATTCCCATGGAAGGCTTATGGTCTCTTAAAGTATGACCTTGCCTTTTTCAGACATGGGTGACAAACATTTGGGCACCACCTACCTATCGTTTCTAAACTAAATACCATTATGTAGTAGTCAGAACTGAAAGGTGCACTCTGTAGAATCCTGGCTCGACCATTTACATGACTGAgtttaaacaatgacacaacgtgtctcctcctcgtcttcccttGCCAAACAAGACGGGAATAGTGTTAGCTAGTCCTGGGCGGTGTGGGCCGGAGTGATAGTGCTGTGTTTAATGTGAGAATGGGGAcactacaagtcaatgcaaactggtAGATGGAGGGTGAGAAAGTATAAATGGAGAGTGTCTCAGGCACGCCAAACAATTTTGTGGAAAGaataattaaaacatacatttataacatTGACAGCAGTTGTCAACTTGTCATTCACGCTTGTAGTTATGCAAGTAGTACATTAGCAGTAAAGTCTTACATATGGCCCCTGGCTAAATTGCTGAAACCTAGACTTGAAATGAACGTGTCCAAACCAAAGTGACTCGGCTGCTCAACCTCTCAGTATGGGGCTAGGCTGAACTTCATAACCATTTGCGTATGGACCGCTTTCTGTGATAGCAGACATTGTTTCTTGAGAGCGATGCACATCATTTAGTTGCAGAATGGAAGGGACGTCTATTGGCGACACCCACACGGAgcagaacaagaaaccaggcaagcctagttcagccgacccGCAACAGaagtgtcagtcagtcagtcacccactCCAGGAAGGCCTGGAGATGACATTGCTATTTTTTCATATCACAGATTGTCAGTCCTTGAATTCATAGCTCTATGAATTTAAAAGTGGTTACATATCTCTAGCCACATCATGTACCTAGTTAACAAAAAGTGGAGAGGTGACCATTTATTGTTCAAGCAGCTGATTCAAAAATTATTGTTAGCAAATGCCAacaccagaaatgttttgtaatatCCGCTTGTATCTAGGCTAGTTTGAACGGGTGCAGAAGGCACGGGCTGGTCTTTCTACACCAAAAGGAACGCAAATCCATCCCTAATGTCAGTGTGTCGTGTACCGAGAAGGGATCTGTAGCAGTGTGGGAATATGTCCTGTACATTTATAACGGCTCCTTTCTCTTCACCTTTTCTAGGACGCACCCATCCCCGAAGCTCCCGTTTTGGCGCCTGCTGAATTTGAGGTAAACCCCAAGTAGAACTACTCCTCCCCCCTTCTACCTCCAGCTCACTGAACTCTGTCGCTGAACACGCTGAACCTGTCAAACAGCCGActtgtgtcccccccccccccacacacattctCCCACAAACCTGCTGTTGTTCAAACATTGCTGAGGTTGTGCAGCGTTGGTCAGAACAAAGCATCAGACTTACTAACACAGAAAAGTCTTACTGATATTACAGTGCCACAGTATAGTCAACTAGTTCCCGTCCTCTTGCATTTAGCTGGTCCATTAATGGACATAGAACCCTCTTAGTTTATAAATGTCCTGACAAACTCCCTGTCATCCCTATTCAGGTCAAAGAGTCGGCCGCCATTACAACAGAGATCACCCaggtaaaatgaaaatgatgtaTAATGCATGCAGATCTAGTCCAGGTGATCCCAAACCAGTCTGTGGTGAATATGTGAGTGTTTCAGTGGTAATCTGTGCATATCACCACTGTCTTTTTAGATGTATGACCAGCAGTCGCTCTCAGCAGAGGTGGAGGCTGAAATAGTTTCAGTGGTTCAAgtggaggtagagaaagagCCAGACCCAGAGCCCACTGTTGAGGCTGAGGCTGCCCCTGTAATAAAAGCTGATGTTCAACCTGAAGAGGCGGTGGCTAAAGCAGAGTCTGGTCCTGTGGTCGAAGCAGAGTGCATTCCTATAAAGCCAGAACCAGAGGTTGTTGTCAAAGCCGATGCTAGCCCTGCAGTAAAAGCTGAAGTTCAACCTGAAGAGGCAGTGGTAAAAGCAGAGCCCAGTTCTGTGGTAGAAACACAGCCCATTCTTGTAATGGCAGAATCAGTGCCTGTGGTCAAGGCTGAATGCTGTCCCTTAGAAGCTGAAGTTCAACCTGAAGAAGGATTGGTAAAAGCAGAGCCCAGTTCTGTGGTAGAAACACAGCCCATTCCTGTAATGGCAGAATCAGTGCCTGTGGTTAAGGCCGAAGCTGCCCCTGTAGTAAAAGCTGAAGTTCAACCTGAAGAGGCGGTTGTTAAAGCTGAGTCCAGTCTTGCGGTCAAAACAGAGGCCCTTGCTGTAAAGCCACAACAGGAGCCTGTGGTCAAGGCAGAAGCTAACCTTGTAGCAGAAGCCGAAGTTGAACCTGAAGAGGTGGTGATCAAAGCAGAGGTATATTTCCTCTTTTTCTTTAACAGTTTAACGAAAGCATTGTGATCATTCATATTCTTCACTGAGTCATTTATTCTCTTCAGGTTGAGCCTGTCAAGACAGTGGCAGCTGAGGAGGTTCAAGTGGTAAGCTTACAtctccactgtatgtttgttaATATCTGCTCAATGCAGCCTGGGTTTTCAAGCAACTTTCTGAGTAGGAAAAGTTATAACTAGCCGTGATTTCTGTAAGATTGACTGAATGTAAAATCCAATGCCGCATCATAGACATTTGAAGAGAAAATCTAAACTGTGATTTcgcatttatacattttgattatGGATTCATCAAttgttaaaaatacatttgtttttaacacTTTCTTTATTATATCTAGTACACTGACACGGAATTGTTTTTACATTAAGTTATAACATGGGACATCAAGCaaattcattttctattttaggACACACATTGGGGTTATTGGAAACAACTGACATTATGttgcac
This portion of the Esox lucius isolate fEsoLuc1 chromosome 13, fEsoLuc1.pri, whole genome shotgun sequence genome encodes:
- the si:dkey-164f24.2 gene encoding titin isoform X3; the protein is MPSKRKKNKRRMRRVQAQRRVLEDQHVAGTGTGKGTPGVSAMSAPPEISKCPPLAPPKKPSNCPLLVRPPKISKCPPLAPPLKTSNCPPLVRPPEISKCPPLIPTPKASKCPPLTPPLPVVKVPVVEPLTPVKVPEPEQVLAAVESVVIPHEVNREAPVEVEKAPVEVAKAPVEVEKAPVEVEVAQVEIEKAPVEVEVAQVEIEKAPVEVEVAQVEIEKAPIEVDAAPVEVEAAPVEVEVAPLEVVAPHKTPDVVDGLVVALVEFEATEEVPVESQIIEVEVPAEASVEHATGEMAAMQEVDERVIPKTVPLTEDAPIPEAPVLAPAEFEVKESAAITTEITQMYDQQSLSAEVEAEIVSVVQVEVEKEPDPEPTVEAEAAPVIKADVQPEEAVAKAESGPVVEAECIPIKPEPEVVVKADASPAVKAEVQPEEAVVKAEPSSVVETQPILVMAESVPVVKAECCPLEAEVQPEEGLVKAEPSSVVETQPIPVMAESVPVVKAEAAPVVKAEVQPEEAVVKAESSLAVKTEALAVKPQQEPVVKAEANLVAEAEVEPEEVVIKAEVEPVKTVAAEEVQVTKEEIEAAVEIEVEKDEKKASDVLPGDLSSPQPIISELQCHAQLATVPAPMEIPAQVPQNGHMAAEVTMEG
- the si:dkey-164f24.2 gene encoding titin homolog isoform X1, encoding MPSKRKKNKRRMRRVQAQRRVLEDQHVAGTGTGKGTPGVSAMSAPPEISKCPPLAPPKKPSNCPLLVRPPKISKCPPLAPPLKTSNCPPLVRPPEISKCPPLIPTPKASKCPPLTPPLPVVKVPVVEPLTPVKVPEPEQVLAAVESVVIPHEVNREAPVEVEKAPVEVAKAPVEVEKAPVEVEVAQVEIEKAPVEVEVAQVEIEKAPVEVEVAQVEIEKAPIEVDAAPVEVEAAPVEVEVAPLEVVAPHKTPDVVDGLVVALVEFEATEEVPVESQIIEVEVPAEASVEHATGEMAAMQEVDERVIPKTVPLTEDAPIPEAPVLAPAEFEVKESAAITTEITQMYDQQSLSAEVEAEIVSVVQVEVEKEPDPEPTVEAEAAPVIKADVQPEEAVAKAESGPVVEAECIPIKPEPEVVVKADASPAVKAEVQPEEAVVKAEPSSVVETQPILVMAESVPVVKAECCPLEAEVQPEEGLVKAEPSSVVETQPIPVMAESVPVVKAEAAPVVKAEVQPEEAVVKAESSLAVKTEALAVKPQQEPVVKAEANLVAEAEVEPEEVVIKAEVEPVKTVAAEEVQVVIKNILETLEPVEAIFKDAPVAKVATAKPVVEAAADPVADTGAGDFVVVEPAPIVKAALTTPAAEEQVLAAPRDESKAPSESRSNVASAPETTLVTADEVIDTKEEIEAAVEIEVEKDEKKASDVLPGDLSSPQPIISELQCHAQLATVPAPMEIPAQVPQNGHMAAEVTMEG
- the si:dkey-164f24.2 gene encoding titin homolog isoform X2; translated protein: MPSKRKKNKRRMRRVQAQRRVLEDQHVAGTGTGKGTPGVSAMSAPPEISKCPPLAPPKKPSNCPLLVRPPKISKCPPLAPPLKTSNCPPLVRPPEISKCPPLIPTPKASKCPPLTPPLPVVKVPVVEPLTPVKVPEPEQVLAAVESVVIPHEVNREAPVEVEKAPVEVAKAPVEVEKAPVEVEVAQVEIEKAPVEVEVAQVEIEKAPVEVEVAQVEIEKAPIEVDAAPVEVEAAPVEVEVAPLEVVAPHKTPDVVDGLVVALVEFEATEEVPVESQIIEVEVPAEASVEHATGEMAAMQEVDERVIPKTVPLTEDAPIPEAPVLAPAEFEVKESAAITTEITQMYDQQSLSAEVEAEIVSVVQVEVEKEPDPEPTVEAEAAPVIKADVQPEEAVAKAESGPVVEAECIPIKPEPEVVVKADASPAVKAEVQPEEAVVKAEPSSVVETQPILVMAESVPVVKAECCPLEAEVQPEEGLVKAEPSSVVETQPIPVMAESVPVVKAEAAPVVKAEVQPEEAVVKAESSLAVKTEALAVKPQQEPVVKAEANLVAEAEVEPEEVVIKAEVEPVKTVAAEEVIKNILETLEPVEAIFKDAPVAKVATAKPVVEAAADPVADTGAGDFVVVEPAPIVKAALTTPAAEEQVLAAPRDESKAPSESRSNVASAPETTLVTADEVIDTKEEIEAAVEIEVEKDEKKASDVLPGDLSSPQPIISELQCHAQLATVPAPMEIPAQVPQNGHMAAEVTMEG
- the si:dkey-164f24.2 gene encoding magnetosome-associated protein MamJ isoform X4, which gives rise to MPSKRKKNKRRMRRVDAPIPEAPVLAPAEFEVKESAAITTEITQMYDQQSLSAEVEAEIVSVVQVEVEKEPDPEPTVEAEAAPVIKADVQPEEAVAKAESGPVVEAECIPIKPEPEVVVKADASPAVKAEVQPEEAVVKAEPSSVVETQPILVMAESVPVVKAECCPLEAEVQPEEGLVKAEPSSVVETQPIPVMAESVPVVKAEAAPVVKAEVQPEEAVVKAESSLAVKTEALAVKPQQEPVVKAEANLVAEAEVEPEEVVIKAEVEPVKTVAAEEVQVVIKNILETLEPVEAIFKDAPVAKVATAKPVVEAAADPVADTGAGDFVVVEPAPIVKAALTTPAAEEQVLAAPRDESKAPSESRSNVASAPETTLVTADEVIDTKEEIEAAVEIEVEKDEKKASDVLPGDLSSPQPIISELQCHAQLATVPAPMEIPAQVPQNGHMAAEVTMEG